A genome region from Calliopsis andreniformis isolate RMS-2024a chromosome 2, iyCalAndr_principal, whole genome shotgun sequence includes the following:
- the Best2 gene encoding bestrophin family protein encodes MTISYASEVPNGSSFGCFWRILVKWRGSVYKLIWRELLAYLFVYYLINLTYRYALNEHQRVIFEKIRYYFGNSSESIPMSFVLGFYVSLVVKRWWEQYKLLPWPDNLALFISAAIPGNDERGRLMRRNIVRYAVLAYVITLQRISLRVKRRFPTLQHIVDVGLMMESEKKIFEMMNKKAAMSKYWMPLVWATNIINRARREALITSDQVVQTLLVELSDIRKRLGALIGYDTVCVPLVYTQVVTLSLYAYFFSALLGRQFIERTDVGGGKYEEPDMYFPFFTALQFCFYVGWLKVAEVLINPFGEDDDDIELNWLIDRHIKAGYMIVDEMHEEHPELLKDQYWDEVVPKDLPYTVASEQYRREEPKGSAEHYKVKDSDALYANVMLGTQIHNHVQHRKAHQDDMYADYESVDTPLVERRKNWLQRQITRMGSVRSSSTTYSSGGGFFSRNRHNSVYSSPETGGLPQTNNPNLKMSLYDRLVGRKSIRSQRMGRQGTMTKLNSVPVSLKNRPRIPTPDVTKEVIDREQRLALSATNAANIGAGVVGVIPANGHYPTDLSLVQVVLSPIQETEGSPASGKTGAAALAQAVLSPTLTSAGLVAPVTLTPVTMSQLTQLGLVTTTSASMLKPSHQPSNIQATLTEVNSSEEEGSGSTSSSITGQEDRSTPLMSQDRSTPLIGETTSPLGSNGSSPTFDSYNDRSPILMSPDKLGYVVATVPTTQDSRTGSDPRGRRSASLPGPPVMQSREDRSMSLPHSPGLQPRENRAASVSHGHEPPNIDRLIVQAKHDTRPRTNSIDHNFCRPSHRLQDTSRKVSNVSCTNAPLSGGLGTSPTTATTIMPATTPVSGSKRGEVYV; translated from the exons ATGGCGAGGCTCCGTGTACAAACTAATCTGGCGAGAACTACTGGCCTACCTGTTCGTCTACTACCTCATCAACTTAACATATCGATATGCGCTCAACGAGCACCAGCGGGT GATCTTCGAGAAGATCAGATACTACTTCGGGAACTCGAGCGAATCGATACCGATGTCGTTCGTGCTGGGATTCTATGTGAGTCTGGTCGTGAAACGATGGTGGGAGCAGTACAAATTATTACCCTGGCCCGACAACTTAGCTCTCTTTATCAGCGCCGCCATTCCTGGAAAC GACGAGAGAGGCAGACTGATGAGGAGAAACATCGTGAGGTACGCTGTGCTCGCCTATGTCATCACGCTGCAGAGGATTTCGTTGCGCGTTAAAAGGCGATTTCCGACGCTTCAGCACATCGTAGACGTTG GTCTGATGATGGAATCCGAGAAGAAAATCTTCGAGATGATGAACAAGAAAGCGGCGATGTCGAAGTACTGGATGCCACTGGTGTGGGCGACAAATATTATCAACAGGGCCAGGAGAGAAGCCCTGATAACTAGCGACCAAGTAGTGCAGACCCTCCTTGTCGAGCTCAGCGACATCCGGAAGAGGCTTGGCGCGCTCATTGGTTACGACACTGTTTGCGTTCCTCTCGTTTACACTCAG GTAGTCACGCTATCACTGTATGCGTACTTTTTCTCCGCCTTACTTGGACGACAATTTATCGAGCGTACGGACGTTGGAGGCGGAAAATATGAGGAACCCGACATGTATTTCCCGTTTTTCACGGCGCTGCAG TTTTGCTTCTACGTGGGATGGCTGAAAGTCGCCGAGGTGCTGATCAATCCTTTTGGCGAGGACGACGATGACATTGAATTGAATTGGCTCATTGATCGACACATTAAG GCGGGGTACATGATTGTCGACGAGATGCACGAGGAGCATCCAGAGCTGTTAAAGGATCAATACTGGGACGAAGTTGTCCCGAAAGATTTACCATACACTGTAGCCAGTGAACAGTATCGACGAGAGGAGCCGAAGGGATCGGCCGAGCACTATAAGGTCAAAGACAGCGATGCTCTTTACGCGAATGTTATGTTGGGTACACAGATTCACAATCACGTTCAGCATCGCAAGGCTCACCAAGACGACATGTATGCGGATTAT GAAAGCGTTGACACACCGCTAGTCGAACGAAGAAAGAACTGGCTGCAGCGACAAATTACGCGAATGGGATCTGTGcgtagttcttccaccacttacaGCAGCGGAGGTGGTTTCTTCTCGCGAAATCgccacaacagtgtttacagtaGTCCTGAAACTGGAGGCTTGCCACAGACAAATAATCCAAATCTTAAAATGTCGCTCTACGACCGATTGGTGGGGCGAAAGAGCATTCGTAGTCAACGCATGGGTCGACAAG GAACAATGACGAAGCTGAATTCGGTGCCAGTTTCTTTGAAGAACCGACCTCGCATACCTACGCCGGACGTGACGAAAGAGGTGATCGACCGTGAACAGAGATTAGCGCTATCGGCGACCAACGCTGCAAATATCGGAGCAGGCGTCGTCGGTGTAATACCTGCAAACGGCCATTACCCGACGGACCTATCACTAGTGCAAGTCGTGCTTTCACCTATTCAGGAAACAGAAGGCAGTCCAGCGAGCGGGAAGACTGGTGCCGCGGCCTTAGCGCAGGCTGTCTTATCTCCGACTTTGACCAGTGCGGGTCTGGTGGCTCCTGTCACTCTTACACCTGTTACAATGAGCCAGTTGACACAATTGGGCCTAGTGACGACGACCTCGGCATCTATGCTCAAGCCCAGCCACCAGCCCAGCAACATTCAAGCTACTCTGACCGAGGTGAACAGCAGCGAAGAGGAGGGATCGGGCAGCACCAGCAGTAGCATTACAGGGCAGGAAGATAGGTCCACGCCTTTAATGAGTCAAGACAGAAGCACGCCTCTGATAGGAGAAACGACCAGCCCTCTGGGCAGCAACGGTAGCTCGCCTACTTTCGACAGCTATAACGATCGTTCTCCTATTTTGATGAGCCCAGATAAATTGGGTTACGTGGTCGCCACGGTGCCAACCACTCAAGACAGTAGAACGGGATCGGATCCACGTGGTAGGCGGTCTGCCTCGTTACCTGGTCCACCTGTGATGCAGTCTAGAGAAGATAGGAGCATGTCTCTTCCCCATTCGCCGGGGCTTCAACCTAGAGAGAATCGCGCTGCCTCCGTATCACATGGCCACGAACCTCCCAACATAGACAGGCTGATAGTACAAGCAAAGCATGATACACGGCCGAGGACCAACAGCATCGACCATAACTTCTGTAGACCCAGTCATCGACTCCAGGACACCTCGAGGAAGGTCAGCAACGTGTCCTGCACCAATGCACCTCTCTCAGGTGGACTCGGGACGTCGCCTACCACGGCAACGACGATTATGCCTGCAACGACACCTGTCAGTGGGAGCAAGAGGGGAGAGGTGTATGTCT